One part of the Myxococcales bacterium genome encodes these proteins:
- a CDS encoding transglutaminase family protein: MMYQIRIGCQLGYRAATPTPSVFILAPQAHARHMIVREALETTGASVGNEYRDLFGNRCRRITIAPGECNLRYEALACVPHHADEVRPEARQVPPAELPPEVLRFTLPSRYAENDKLLGFAWETFSKVPTGFLRAQAINEWVHKNIEYRRGSSRPDWSATDVLAHRYGVCRDRAHLVIALCRAFNMPARYAVSYLPDIDVPEDGLAMDFHAYAEVWLEGGWQIFDPQQLAPRKGRIFLASGLDAADAAFATLYGPAFLTKFSVFADPVNEKGEKLDLRLRPTPAPSVGALPPPITPSVVVASASPAFV; encoded by the coding sequence GTGATGTATCAAATTCGCATCGGCTGTCAGCTCGGGTATCGGGCCGCAACGCCCACCCCCAGCGTGTTCATCTTGGCGCCCCAGGCGCACGCACGGCACATGATCGTGCGCGAAGCCCTGGAGACCACCGGCGCGAGCGTGGGCAACGAGTACCGCGACCTCTTTGGGAACCGCTGCCGGCGCATCACGATCGCCCCCGGCGAGTGCAACCTGCGCTACGAGGCCCTGGCCTGCGTCCCCCATCACGCCGACGAGGTGCGCCCCGAAGCGCGCCAGGTCCCCCCGGCCGAGCTGCCACCCGAAGTGCTGCGCTTCACCTTGCCAAGCCGCTATGCTGAAAACGACAAGCTGCTCGGCTTCGCCTGGGAGACGTTCTCGAAAGTTCCCACGGGGTTTTTGCGCGCGCAGGCCATCAATGAATGGGTGCACAAGAACATCGAGTACCGCCGCGGCTCCTCGCGCCCCGACTGGTCCGCCACGGATGTCCTGGCCCACCGGTACGGCGTATGCCGCGACCGGGCCCATCTGGTGATCGCGCTCTGCCGGGCCTTCAACATGCCGGCCCGTTACGCGGTGTCGTATCTGCCCGACATCGATGTGCCTGAAGATGGGTTGGCGATGGACTTTCACGCGTATGCCGAAGTCTGGCTGGAAGGGGGCTGGCAGATCTTCGATCCCCAACAGCTCGCCCCCCGCAAGGGCCGCATCTTTCTCGCCAGCGGACTCGACGCCGCCGACGCCGCGTTCGCCACGCTCTACGGGCCCGCGTTTCTCACGAAGTTCTCCGTGTTTGCCGACCCGGTGAACGAAAAGGGCGAGAAGCTGGATCTGCGTCTTCGGCCTACCCCGGCCCCCAGCGTGGGCGCTCTGCCGCCCCCTATCACCCCCTCGGTGGTGGTGGCAAGCGCCAGCCCCGCGTTCGTGTGA
- a CDS encoding SRPBCC family protein has translation MTSPTPARAHQLRRTQFIPKPVDEVFPFFAAPENLEALTPPFLGFRILTPSPIPMQVGTLIDYRISLFGVPLRWRTRIEAYEPGVSFVDVALRSPYRRWHHLHTFTPVAGGTRMDDVVDYELPFGPLGAMTHVLLVKRTLARIFDFRAQAVRGVFGT, from the coding sequence ATGACCTCGCCAACGCCCGCACGGGCCCATCAATTGCGACGCACTCAGTTCATCCCGAAACCGGTGGACGAGGTGTTCCCGTTCTTTGCGGCGCCCGAGAACCTCGAGGCCCTGACCCCCCCTTTTCTCGGGTTCCGGATCCTGACCCCCAGCCCCATCCCGATGCAGGTGGGCACGCTCATCGACTACCGCATCTCGCTCTTCGGCGTGCCCCTGCGCTGGCGCACGCGCATCGAAGCGTACGAGCCCGGCGTGTCCTTCGTGGACGTCGCCCTTCGGAGCCCTTATCGGCGCTGGCACCACCTGCACACCTTCACCCCCGTGGCGGGTGGCACACGCATGGACGACGTGGTGGATTACGAGCTGCCTTTCGGCCCGCTCGGTGCCATGACGCACGTGCTTTTGGTGAAGCGCACACTTGCGCGCATTTTCGATTTTCGCGCGCAGGCCGTGCGAGGCGTGTTTGGAACCTGA